Below is a genomic region from Isosphaeraceae bacterium EP7.
GCGATTTGCTGGTAGCGGAAGATGCCCAGGCCGACCACGATCGTGCCCATGACGAGCGTGATCGTCACCGAATAGACGATCGCCGCCTCGGCCATCACGGCCCCGCGGCGCCTCCGTCGTCCGTCCTTCGTTTTCATCTTGCCCTCTGCATCGGGTCGTCACGGCGGGTTGGGCATCATCACGACCTTGCGGCTCAGCGTGGTCGAGGTCGGAATCCCCGGGAAGCTCGACAAGGAAGAGAAGTGGTAGGTGACGGTGACTTGCACATAAGCATTGCCCGCCACGTTCGTCCCGCTGGCCACGTCGACCGTCGGCTGGGGAATCAGGTCGGTGGCGCCGGCCAGGGCCGCATGCTGCACGCTCGACACCGCGGCCGACGGCGTCATGGCGTAATAGACCGCCCCGGCGCGGGCGCAATCGCTGAGGGTCGTCAGCGCGTAGAAGACCCGCGAATAGTCGGCGGTGATCAGGCAGAGCAGGCAGAGGACCGGCAGGACCAACGCCAGCTCAATGGCCGCCGCGCCCCGACGCCTCACCCGCCCCCGCATCGCGTCGTGAGTCATGCCATGTCCCGCCGTATCGCCCCTTCTCCGGGCGCGACAGCGCATCGGCACCCGACTCAAGGCTAGGTCACGGCTGGCGGGCTGGGAAATGCCGGCCGACTATTGCCCGGGGAGTTCGGGCAGCTCGACCGAGGCGGGGCGGACCTCGGCGTCGAGATGGCCCGGCGCGGCGGCGAGGGTCCTGACCGGGTCGGGACGGGCCCCGGTGCGTGCGGCCAGGATGGCGTCCAGGCCAACCCGGGCTTCAGAGGATTTGGGCTTGGCCGCAAGGGCCGCGGCGTAGGCTTTCTCGGCCTCGGGCATGTGGCCTTCCATCGCCAGGATCAGGCCGAGGTTGGCCTGCGCATCGGCGGTGTCGCAGCCGGCGCGACGGAACTCGGCCAGGGCCGCGTCGGCGTCGCCCTGCCGGGCCAGCACCAGGCCCAGGTTGTTGTGGCTCCGCGAGTGGGCCGGCTCCAGCTTGATCGCCTTGCGGAAGCAGGACTCGGACTCGGCCCAGCGGCGCTGGAGGTAGTAGCCGTAGCCCTGGTCGCACAGCAGATTGGGGTTCTTGGGGTCGAGCTTCACCGCCCGTGCGAACTGCTTCGACGACTCGTCGAACTTGCCGGCCATGCCTACCAGCACCGCCAGCCGCGCGTGGGCGTCGGCCCGTTTGGGATCGCTCTCGATGGCCTTGCGGTAGGCCGCCTCGGCCTCGGTCGGATTGCCCGACTCCTCGAGCGACCGGCCCATGGCCACCTGCATGTCGGCGGCCTGCCGGTGCGTCACCTTCGACGCCCGGCCGGTGTCCAGCAGGCCGGAAGAGGCATGCGCGGGGGCCTTCCGGCCGTTGTGAGAGCAGCCGACGAGCAGGAGGACCAGGGAGACAACGGCGGTCGGATGGGCCAGGCGGCGCGAATTCATCGGCGGGCTCCTGAGCGGGGCGTCATCGGGAGGTGACGCCCGAAGGGCTGTTCACGCCGTTGCTGTCGATGGGGATCGGAGGCCCGAAGTCCTTCGTCCGATCCAGCGCATTGGCCCCGATGATCTGGGCGTCGATCCCCGAGATGCCCCTCGACATCGGCTGGCCCACGAGCACCCGTTCAATGGGGGCCGGGTAGGGGCTCGATGCCAGGGCCGCCAGCACCGACGCACGCCGGGCCTCGGCCAGCCCGGGGTTCTCGGGCGTGCGCTCGATGATCAGCGGGAAGGGGCTGGCGGCCAACTGCGCCGCG
It encodes:
- a CDS encoding TadE/TadG family type IV pilus assembly protein translates to MTHDAMRGRVRRRGAAAIELALVLPVLCLLCLITADYSRVFYALTTLSDCARAGAVYYAMTPSAAVSSVQHAALAGATDLIPQPTVDVASGTNVAGNAYVQVTVTYHFSSLSSFPGIPTSTTLSRKVVMMPNPP
- a CDS encoding tetratricopeptide repeat protein translates to MNSRRLAHPTAVVSLVLLLVGCSHNGRKAPAHASSGLLDTGRASKVTHRQAADMQVAMGRSLEESGNPTEAEAAYRKAIESDPKRADAHARLAVLVGMAGKFDESSKQFARAVKLDPKNPNLLCDQGYGYYLQRRWAESESCFRKAIKLEPAHSRSHNNLGLVLARQGDADAALAEFRRAGCDTADAQANLGLILAMEGHMPEAEKAYAAALAAKPKSSEARVGLDAILAARTGARPDPVRTLAAAPGHLDAEVRPASVELPELPGQ